In Diorhabda carinulata isolate Delta chromosome 6, icDioCari1.1, whole genome shotgun sequence, a single genomic region encodes these proteins:
- the LOC130895680 gene encoding pre-mRNA splicing regulator USH1G produces the protein MSTNRFHKAAKDGMLEVLKETTKRDCNTRDEQGMTPTLYAAFYGNLDALRLLCGRGGNPDKSDLFGNTALHLAAAQGHKHIVIFLVNFGANIYATDIDGRTPQELAGVNGRDEILRFIDGVQAKLEATDKKRVKAMQEKAKESAKKRVKNFNKQMAKQEHLNEKQERRKYKDNRPSMISTLRSKIIGGSMSNLLNDNPTERRNTYSAIISGGSVAGRGNMSTVQRRILANKNNRLGQVDDEFKVSGMEDGKFTVNSLKGIRRDSEVLYGGTLEGTSLKERGRLDGIFNEAESVNNVITPAPGRLLRSASQPDFLQEMRNNADDKMQDSASIFIRPGIGSIVIRKSITQNTFSRYGNNEESSIGSGESCGPRHLTDDELSDTGSSEDENPNGALERFLTAFGLREYLPRFLEEKIDLDTLMLLEESDIKSLNLPIGPYRNLIVAINERKGALENPGEVKDTMV, from the exons ATGTCAACAAATAGATTTCACAA GGCCGCAAAAGACGGCATGTTAGAAGTattaaaagaaacaacaaaaagagACTGCAACACAAGAGACGAGCAAGGTATGACACCGACATTATACGCAGCTTTTTACGGAAATTTAGACGCTTTAAGACTATTATGCGGAAGAGG CGGTAATCCCGACAAATCAGATTTATTCGGCAACACAGCTTTACATTTGGCAGCTGCTCAAGGTCACAAACACATCGTTATATTTCTAGTCAATTTCGGAGCAAATATCTACGCCACTGATATAGATGGAAGGACGCCGCAAGAACTCGCAGGGGTTAATGGTAGAGATGAAATTTTACGATTCATAGATGGCGTTCAAGCTAAACTGGAAGCAACAGATAAAAAAAGAGTTAAAGCTATGCAAGAAAAAGCCAAAGAGAGTGCCAAAAAGAGAGTCAAA aattttaataAGCAAATGGCGAAACAAGAACACTTGAATGAGAAACAAGAAAGACGAAAATACAAAGATAATCGACCGTCAATGATTTCAACTTTAAGATCGAAAATAATAGGAGGTTCAATGTCGAACTTATTAAATGATAATCCTACAGAAAGACGAAACACTTACAGCGCTATAATCAGTGGAGGATCTGTTGCTGGTAGAGGAAATATGAGTACAGTTCAAAGAAGAATTTTAgctaacaaaaataatagattagGACAAGTCGACGATGAATTTAAG GTAAGCGGAATGGAAGATGGTAAATTCACGGTAAACTCTTTAAAAGGTATTCGAAGAGATTCGGAAGTATTATACGGCGGGACCTTGGAAGGGACTAGTTTGAAAGAACGAGGGCGCTTAGATGGTATATTCAACGAAGCCGAATCTGTTAATAACGTAATAACCCCAGCTCCGGGGCGGTTATTGAGATCTGCATCGCAACCAGATTTTTTGCAAGAAATGAGAAACAACGCTGACGACAAGATGCAGGATTCTGCGAGTATTTTTATCAGACCTGGAATCGGGAGCATAGTTATAAG GAAAAGCATTACACAAAATACGTTTAGTAGATACGGAAATAATGAAGAAAGTTCCATTGGTTCGGGTGAAAGTTGTGGTCCAAGACATTTAACAGACGATGAATTATCAG ACACTGGTTCCAGTGAGGACGAAAACCCAAACGGAGCATTAGAAAGATTTTTAACGGCGTTCGGATTAAGGGAATACCTTCCTAGATTTTTAGAAGAGAAAATTGATTTGGACACGTTAATGCTTCTTGAAGAAAGTGATATAAAGAGCCTTAATTTACCAATTGGACCTTACAGGAATTTGATAGTAGCTATCAACGAAAGGAAAGGGGCTCTCGAAAATCCTGGCGAAGTTAAAGATACGAtggtttga